A region of the Mytilus galloprovincialis chromosome 1, xbMytGall1.hap1.1, whole genome shotgun sequence genome:
TCAGTTATTTATCTATTATAGTTACCGAACAACTGTCTTACCATGTGCCTGTCCTTACCACAGACAAATACTAGTAATTAGAAACCTAATAATACAAGGAACCAGTCACAAACAAATGTTCATCTATGAATTGAATAGTCATAACAATAACAACTTCCGAACATTTTTGGCGGTTGTATCTTTAGTTACTTCGGCATGAATTCATAATAATAGATTGACTGTTGTTCGCATAACGTGCAAGGGCAAATTTTTCATtcatattcaagataaaaatagatatataatagAAAGCAAAAAAGTAAACGTTGATAGTTTGAAATATCATTTAGGTTTTAATTTGTTCTGTAAatgttttaagttattttttataaaaacaaatatgagtaACTAGTAAAAGATAACGATGcgtatattatattttgtattaagttttttcatcaattttctttattatcattatcattctttattttgattttggtAATCAGAAAAAAGAAATGGGTTAATTTCTTGTGAAAACCATTTATTCCGAAAAATATCTTGAAAGGGATTTGAAATTTCCGTCTGAAACTATACACATAGATTTTTTAAACACTATTTTGAATTGTTGAATTCATTAATATTATTAAATGCCTATAGCAATCTCTAAAAAAATGTTGACTGGCGAAGTAGATCGGAAATCATATTTAATTCGTTCCATACAATGTAAACCTTAATTTACAACTTTTTGTGTTTAAGACAAACCTTTTTTTCTGGTCCTTGATGACTTGAATCAATGAAGATAACAAATACTAGTACATTTTAATACCAATCTATAATTGATACTCGACAGATTTCGACAAATTGTTTGCTTCACTGTTTTCGATGCAAGTCATGTAAaataaccaacaaaaaaaaacgaactcaaaggaaaattcaaaacggaaagtaccttaACAAATGACGAAATTAAAAGCTAAAACATATCACACCAAtgataacaactgtcgtattcctcacttggtacagacATGTTTTTATATAGAAAGGGGGATTAAACCAGGGTTTTAGCTACAATGTAGCTAATCCCATAACTTTTGACAGATTCATAAAATTTATCTTGTTAACAGTTGTTTTTTTGCACTGGTCCCTGTTTATTAGTACCAACAGTGTGAAGGTGCTCTTTATGTCGATACCAGTTATTAGTCGTTTCTCAAATCGTTTtacatatttcattatttttaataacATGACTTGGAGCATAAAGTTAttcggtctgtgcgtccgttccttcgtccatccgtccgttccgcttcaatttaaagttttggtcaagtcAGGTTAAAGTATATGGTCAAgtcaggttaaagtgtttggtcaaggtaatttttttccaatcaacttgaaacttagtacacatgttcctctTGATATGAGTTTTGACcataatttcacggtccactaacaTAGAAATATAGTGCAATTAggactttttttgttatttaagtaAAACCAATAACAggcctttttttctattttctagtGTTTAGATTTCAAAATATTGTAGGAATTTCATTGCGTACCCTAAATTGAGTTCTCTgagcagcaacacatacacttttgttcagttggttaataaatgtattaagaaatggatgtttttataatggccctgttatatgtcctcggtcagtaataatggcctcggatgtctgtaatagcccccagcgttgcctcgggccattacagacttcctcgaccattattacagaccttggacatataacagggccattataaaaacacccatttatTAATACCATAATAATGACCCAGTTTTAATGTACAGTGGTAGGTTTATCTTGTTAATGAATTAACACTGAGAAAAATAGACGCAGTGAATTGCTGTATTCTTGCCAGGGAAATGCTTTTAACATACACATTCGAAACGACACCAATCCGTAAAAAAGATTGGAATAATATCCCTTGTTGGTATATTTAGACGAGCTTTTTGCAcgtataataattacattagttgtatgtttcattataatacgttattctgattggctaaatacacatcatgtgttattccttaggcattacacaataaaacataTCATTCATGATATCACGAGGTCACACAATAAAGTGCAcgggtgaattaaataaaaaaaaagataaaattcgtgttttcatgatcctagctaaaaaatgtaattataagtattgaatgcttctttttgtaacttcataggggtgtaaaagcgttgaccgtgcgcacatttttagaataaagcgcggaaaatgtacttcggtcaacgcttttacaccccaatgaagttacaaaaagaagcattcaattcttaaattattACAATGAACAGTTTCTACAATAGTCAAttgtaattataaaaatgaacaacgAAGTCATACGGATAAAGCAAATTGGTTTTGTCCATCTTTGTTTTAGAATAGCAAAGTATAAAGCCGAATTCAGTAGTaaaacaatcttattaaaatgtcTTTGCCTTGGCCAATAAATccgattttatttatattattagcGGAGAATGAAACTTTTGACTTTAAGTTTTAATTGTAGATTTTGTATTTCTGTAATGCCGTAAATAAACTTCTGCTCCTGACAAGCTGATCAATATACAATTACAAATCGAGTCAGATTCTTCATGGTAATTACGTTCATTCATAGAGCAGTATAAATTATAGGATATTGAATCACGTGGTATTGTTTTTCGATGCTATAAAACCGAGGCACCAGACTTAATGAGTATAGTTTGCCTTCGATCGTCTAAATTGACTATTATAATacaactttgttttaaaaatgacaGAACAATGTCCAAGATTTCAAATAGCATTTCTTGGTGCAGGACGTGTTGGGAAAACGTCTATTTTACGGAGATATTTGTTCGGAACGTTTTTCGAGGAATATTTGGAAACTGTTGAAGAAACATATTCGCAGCCGTATTATATTAACGGCAAACGACAAAATATAGACTATATAGATACAGCTGGTAGTATATCATTTCCAGCAATGCAACAAATATACATGTCACAAGCAAACGCTTTCGTACTTGTCTATGCTATAGACGATAAACGATCCTTTGACGAAATGAAGAACATTTGGGAGAAGATTAAACAAGCTCGGAATAATGTTTTGAACATTCCCGTTGTTATTGTTGGTAACAATCTTGACATGGAAAATAATAGGCAGATCGAAACATTCGATGCTTTGAATTGGGCTTTTGGTGAAAATCTTGGAGGTTGTTTCCTTGAAGTCTCTGCAAAGACAGATCAACATATCAAAGACATTTTCGAGATTCTTCTTGAACAACTTGGAAATACGCGATCTGAACAAAAAGGACCATTTCGCATTCGTTCAACAAGTTTAAGTAGAAAACCTTCTGATTCCACTGATCTTCGAcagaatttaaaaacaagaaaatgcatGTTCAAAAAATCTCAAACCACAGAGAGGTTAAATCCATCTGATAAACATTTTCAGGACTCTGTTTTCGATGACTTCAAGCAAATGACAATCAAAAGAATACACCAAACTTTACGAGGTAGAAAATGTTTTCCATCAGAAGACCATACCAGTTCATGGTTTTGTCAGACTCTCGAAACTTCGAAAGCAGGCAAAATTGTCGATCAAAAGAAACATCTATTtcatggaaataaaaatattcacgCTGACATGCGGGAAAAAGGCATGCAAAGCCATCTTAACTTGGCTAAAAACTCACAAATTAATGTAAGAGCTCGCTTTTCGAATATCTTTTCTGGTTTAGTACGAAAACATTTCAATAAAAGACTCGAGAGgtaatttgtaaatatttgattatgtttttattattaaaatgaaaacaaaaaatgttttgatgttataaatgtatattttttcattctttgtaatttttaaattAGTGAAAGGGCgcaatttttgcaaaatttgcGGTGTTTTTGTTAGTAGAAATTGAAATAGGGATGTTTGTGCTTTGTCTTTTGCCGTGTACATTTGACTGTTCTTATCAATTGTTTTAATATCACTGTCATTGTCTACTCTTTGAAACTTCGCAGTCAGTTAAACGGAGCCCAGACATGAGTTTTTATGGCTAACTCAACCGGATTCGTTTTCGAGAGCGCATTGCAAATTATATCAAAAGAAGATGCTATTTTTGTTCACATGCTTGTTCAATAAATCTATAATCCTgattattgaaaattaaatataagttaatatttttttgtcacaAGTAACTGACAGTTTTGACACAGCTTTATTGATGAAAACGTCCTTGTCATTGCAACTCTACACTAAGAAACCTGACAAAAACAGTTTTCCTCTCAAAATTTGTCACCCGAAAAACTTCTCCCGGAGCATTCAGTACACTCTCATCcgaataattataaaattatgcTTTCCGGAATTCGAATCAACAACTCTTTAGGACAATTCAAAATTCAGCTTAAGTCAAGAGGCTCAGATTTGAAATGTTCACGTTAGATTTCGTGAATGTGAAAAGGTAACGATAAAAAAACGATCTAAATGTATTTCATCTATTGTCAGCAAGCATAAGTGATCAcactaaatatatttttaaagcaCCACCACAATCCAGGGATACTTCATATATGCATCATCTGTAACATGGAGAATAATGTTAGGAACGTGTAAACTTTAACATTGATTGGATTAGATAATCATCGATCATGTTATGCAAGACACTCATAAAGGTAGGACTGGCATTGCCGACCTCAGATAATTGAGACTAGCAAAAATTGAAACACTCAAGGTAGAAACAATAACTGAAttcttttgttttcaaattgatcCACGTCTAAAaagattgaatgttgattttaacttttttaggccttctatgtatatatgtatatatttattatactatttttttaaaatcctacatgtatatagGTATGTATTCAGTACCTAGAAAATCAACATAACAATGTTAGCGTAGATCCATTTCTTGACTTCCTCTCAAACTGGACAAAACCTTTACTTTTCCCTTCATTTCTGGCGAATCTTTGATGATTTAGGGCGTTTGAATCCCGCTGAGGGAGGaacacaaattttcaaaatgcaaaTTTGCTGATCTAACAACTTTAGTCTTAATTTGAGTCGAAATATATTTATTGTCTCAAATCTTATGAGAGATTTTGCTACAGGAATTCAAGTCAACAACCGTTGACTTGATGGAATTTCAGTCAAGAAAATGCAGATCTGAAAAAATCTCGGAAGCtttccttaaagtaaacaaaaagacaaaaagatcATGCTTTACCACAATATTTGAATTTATACACATTAAACATCATAAACTAATTAAGCTTTGCAGTTTTGAAAACACAATGACTCAATGAAAGCTTCCAATGACGCATAAGACGCCAAAAATTTCAAAGCAAACAAGTTACATGTCATCCtgaaattataaaagataaaaataaacgggtataatatatcaaaaagcatatatatgtaacactcagaaacgtgtccttccccccaaatgtgtccgattcccccaaacgtgtccacataaCGTCACGGAACTGTAAAACATGTATAGTTGTAAAAGGGCGCCAAAGGGTGACATTTATATAgacgcccaaacgtgtccatttttCAACAAACCCACAAACGTGTCCGATCCCAAAAATGTGTTCATGTCAAGCGTTAATGTTATTGCTATTTCATTAACGTATACTAATTTcactatttcattaaaaatatagattAGGTACATAAGTACTTTTATAAACAAGCAGTATAAACTGTGTAAATGTGGGGGCGTCATTTCGGCTATGTCGTATTTAAATTGTAAGCACACATGTTGAGTTAAACTGTATAGTTACCGGGTACAAACGTCCCTTTCTCTACGCATTAAAACTTTTACGTTTTGTCATTATATGCATGAAACACTTGCATCTGGACAATAcgcaatcaacagtctaaagttaatttatatcgtacaaatgtaaaaacttaaaaacttgtagcctatgttctctctaaatatgcatgaaatactggcaactggacaatacgcaatcAACAGTCTAAGGTAAATTCAAACAGTAGaaatgtaaaaacatttaaacttgtatgttctctctaagtatgcatgaaatacttgcaactggaaaTACGCCATAAACAGTCTAAAGTTAATATATACAGcaaatgtaaaaacattaaaacttgaaaAACTATGTTCGCtctaaatattttatcttaagtgatggtggaaacctaaaatttattaaaatttattacaAACCTGACTATCCGTATATGATTTGATAAGCTTTGAAAATACATATAATTCAAATTGAGAACTGTtgacaaaagtgaaaaaaatcct
Encoded here:
- the LOC143043482 gene encoding ras-related protein Rap-1b-like, yielding MTEQCPRFQIAFLGAGRVGKTSILRRYLFGTFFEEYLETVEETYSQPYYINGKRQNIDYIDTAGSISFPAMQQIYMSQANAFVLVYAIDDKRSFDEMKNIWEKIKQARNNVLNIPVVIVGNNLDMENNRQIETFDALNWAFGENLGGCFLEVSAKTDQHIKDIFEILLEQLGNTRSEQKGPFRIRSTSLSRKPSDSTDLRQNLKTRKCMFKKSQTTERLNPSDKHFQDSVFDDFKQMTIKRIHQTLRGRKCFPSEDHTSSWFCQTLETSKAGKIVDQKKHLFHGNKNIHADMREKGMQSHLNLAKNSQINVRARFSNIFSGLVRKHFNKRLER